The Streptomyces sp. NBC_00670 genome window below encodes:
- a CDS encoding AraC family transcriptional regulator, producing MDVLSDVITTMRTGRPSSSRLRVDPPWSYRFDRYEGAGFHVLLRGTGWLLAEGAAPVPLGTGDVVLVPHGSAHVLSHAPRAEGAVPLDGAVADPDGRTEFLCGKYRLDHTRGHPLLAALPDVVHLPAGPGRHPGLRAAVDLLATEVSGGRAGRDAVVSGLLDLLLVYMARAWFDDHPDGGWPRALRDREVAAVLEALHTDPAAPWRLEELAARVGLSRATLARRFTALTGQPPMTYLTWWRMTSAARLLRTGDQPLAAVARQVGYGSPFAFSHAFKRHFGHTPGHYRASA from the coding sequence GTGGACGTACTCAGCGACGTGATCACCACCATGCGCACCGGCCGGCCCTCCTCCAGCCGGCTCCGGGTGGACCCGCCCTGGAGCTACCGGTTCGACCGCTACGAGGGCGCCGGCTTCCACGTCCTGCTGCGCGGCACCGGCTGGCTGCTCGCCGAGGGCGCCGCACCCGTGCCGCTGGGCACCGGAGACGTCGTCCTGGTCCCGCACGGCAGCGCCCACGTCCTCTCCCACGCGCCCCGGGCCGAGGGCGCGGTCCCGCTCGACGGGGCGGTGGCCGACCCGGACGGCCGCACCGAGTTCCTGTGCGGCAAGTACCGCCTCGACCACACCCGCGGCCACCCCCTGCTCGCCGCGCTCCCCGACGTCGTCCACCTGCCCGCGGGGCCCGGCCGCCACCCCGGGCTGCGCGCGGCCGTCGACCTGCTCGCGACCGAGGTGAGCGGCGGCCGGGCCGGCCGGGACGCCGTCGTCTCCGGTCTCCTCGACCTCCTGCTCGTCTACATGGCGCGCGCCTGGTTCGACGACCATCCGGACGGCGGCTGGCCGCGCGCCCTGCGCGACCGGGAGGTCGCGGCGGTCCTCGAGGCGCTGCACACCGACCCCGCCGCCCCCTGGCGGCTGGAGGAGCTGGCCGCCCGCGTCGGCCTCTCGCGCGCGACCCTGGCCCGGCGCTTCACCGCGCTCACCGGGCAGCCGCCCATGACCTACCTCACCTGGTGGCGGATGACCAGCGCGGCACGGCTGCTCCGGACGGGCGACCAGCCCCTCGCCGCCGTCGCACGACAGGTCGGATACGGCTCGCCGTTCGCCTTCTCACACGCCTTCAAACGCCACTTCGGCCACACCCCGGGCCACTACCGCGCGTCCGCGTAG
- a CDS encoding MFS transporter, whose translation MPSTPPSVPTHSPAVPLPDGTSAGDEAPPPGPGPRERPPGRRPGGSHGRTPGLLASLLGFTVITIDVSAVNIALPAIGNSLHGGMAGLQWVVDAYTLMFAALMLSAGALADRAGARRAYAWGVALFTLASLGCALAPGIGALVAARVAQGAAAAVVMPASLALIRQAYDDPRARARALAVWTVGGSVAMAAGPVLGGLLTDAAGWRAVFLLNLPVGVVILGLLARVPRSPSRPAALDPGGQLTAVLALAGLAFAVIEGGRLGWTSAPVLGAAALAVVSAVAFRTVEARHRRPMVPLGMLTDRRVSVPLVVGFALNAAFYGGIFVLGLYYQQLRGMSGTAAGLMFVPMSVVVTATNLLSPRLAERYGRRPVLVVGQVVFAGAMLTMLPLAAHTPVWLVLVLLLPLSIGGAVVVPVLTALLMDAVPGERAGTASGLLNSLRQTGGALAVALFGSLVAGSGGAFSLPGMRVGLLAVAALLLATAALSRALLPRG comes from the coding sequence ATGCCGTCCACCCCGCCCTCCGTCCCCACCCACTCCCCGGCCGTGCCCCTGCCCGACGGCACCTCCGCCGGGGACGAGGCCCCGCCCCCGGGGCCCGGACCACGGGAACGGCCCCCGGGCCGCCGGCCCGGCGGCAGCCACGGCCGCACGCCGGGCCTCCTCGCCTCGTTGCTCGGCTTCACGGTCATCACCATCGACGTCTCGGCCGTCAACATCGCCCTCCCCGCGATCGGGAACTCCCTGCACGGCGGCATGGCCGGACTGCAGTGGGTGGTGGACGCCTACACCCTGATGTTCGCGGCCCTGATGCTCTCCGCCGGCGCCCTCGCCGACCGCGCCGGCGCCCGCCGCGCCTACGCCTGGGGCGTCGCCCTGTTCACCCTCGCCTCCCTCGGCTGCGCCCTCGCGCCCGGCATCGGCGCACTGGTCGCCGCGCGCGTGGCACAGGGCGCCGCGGCCGCCGTCGTCATGCCGGCCTCCCTCGCCCTGATCCGGCAGGCCTACGACGACCCCCGGGCCCGGGCCCGCGCCCTCGCGGTGTGGACGGTCGGCGGTTCGGTGGCCATGGCCGCGGGCCCGGTGCTCGGCGGACTGCTCACCGACGCGGCCGGCTGGCGGGCGGTCTTCCTCCTCAACCTCCCGGTCGGCGTGGTGATCCTCGGCCTGCTGGCCCGGGTGCCGCGCTCCCCGTCCCGGCCGGCGGCCCTGGACCCCGGCGGCCAGCTCACCGCCGTACTCGCCCTCGCGGGGCTGGCGTTCGCCGTGATCGAGGGCGGCCGTCTGGGCTGGACCAGCGCGCCCGTGCTCGGCGCCGCCGCGCTCGCCGTCGTCTCCGCCGTCGCCTTCCGTACGGTGGAGGCCCGGCACCGCCGGCCGATGGTGCCGCTGGGCATGCTGACCGACCGCCGGGTGTCCGTGCCGCTCGTCGTCGGGTTCGCACTCAACGCCGCCTTCTACGGCGGGATCTTCGTCCTCGGGCTGTACTACCAGCAGCTGCGCGGGATGTCGGGGACCGCGGCCGGGCTGATGTTCGTGCCCATGTCGGTGGTGGTGACCGCGACCAACCTCCTCTCGCCGCGGCTGGCGGAGCGGTACGGGCGGCGGCCGGTGCTCGTGGTCGGGCAGGTGGTGTTCGCGGGGGCGATGCTGACCATGCTGCCGCTGGCCGCGCACACCCCGGTGTGGCTCGTACTGGTCCTGCTGCTGCCGCTGAGCATCGGCGGGGCGGTGGTGGTGCCCGTGCTCACCGCGCTGCTGATGGACGCCGTCCCGGGGGAGCGGGCGGGGACCGCGTCGGGGCTGCTCAACTCCCTGCGCCAGACCGGCGGCGCCCTCGCCGTCGCCCTCTTCGGCAGCCTGGTGGCCGGTTCCGGGGGCGCGTTCTCCCTGCCGGGCATGCGGGTGGGGCTGCTCGCCGTGGCGGCGCTGCTGCTCGCCACCGCGGCGCTCTCCCGCGCGCTGCTGCCGCGCGGCTGA
- a CDS encoding glycoside hydrolase family 19 protein: MIGTAAPLLTPAAPASASAAASCSSYPSWAAGRNYVTGDIVRYTDGKAYIAEHDNPGYDPTISTWFWEPYACDTGGSTNPSGFVVGEAQFNQMFPNRSSFYTYSGLKAALSAYPGFANTGSDTVRKQEAAAFLANVSHETGGLVYVVEQNTANYSHYCDWNQPYGCPAGQSAYYGRGPIQLSWNFNYKAAGDALGIDLLHNPDLVQTDASVAWKTGLWYWNTQSGPGTMTPHNAMVNGAGFGQTIRSINGSLECDGRNPAQVQSRVDAYQRFVQILGTSAGGNLYC, translated from the coding sequence GTGATCGGCACCGCCGCCCCGCTGCTGACGCCGGCCGCCCCGGCCTCCGCGTCCGCCGCCGCCTCCTGTTCCAGCTACCCGAGCTGGGCGGCCGGCCGGAACTACGTCACCGGCGACATCGTCCGCTACACCGACGGCAAGGCCTACATCGCCGAGCACGACAACCCGGGCTACGACCCCACCATCAGCACCTGGTTCTGGGAGCCCTACGCCTGCGACACCGGCGGCTCCACCAACCCCTCCGGCTTCGTGGTCGGCGAGGCGCAGTTCAACCAGATGTTCCCGAACCGGAGTTCGTTCTACACGTACAGCGGGCTGAAGGCCGCGCTGAGCGCCTACCCCGGCTTCGCCAACACGGGCAGCGACACGGTCAGGAAGCAGGAGGCGGCGGCGTTCCTCGCCAACGTCAGCCACGAGACCGGCGGACTGGTCTACGTCGTGGAGCAGAACACCGCCAACTACTCGCACTACTGCGACTGGAACCAGCCCTACGGCTGCCCGGCCGGACAGTCGGCCTACTACGGCCGCGGCCCCATCCAGCTCAGCTGGAACTTCAACTACAAGGCGGCCGGCGACGCCCTCGGCATAGATCTGCTCCACAACCCCGACCTGGTGCAGACCGACGCCTCCGTCGCCTGGAAGACGGGCCTGTGGTACTGGAACACCCAGTCGGGCCCCGGCACGATGACCCCGCACAACGCGATGGTCAACGGCGCCGGCTTCGGCCAGACCATCCGCAGCATCAACGGCTCGCTGGAGTGCGACGGCCGCAACCCGGCCCAGGTCCAGAGCCGGGTCGACGCCTACCAGCGCTTCGTCCAGATCCTGGGGACGTCGGCGGGCGGCAACCTGTACTGCTGA
- a CDS encoding SpoIIE family protein phosphatase: MSTPDDRHRARRFPPRPESATRARRFVRAALAGAAGVAPERARTAELLTGELVTNVVLHARTEADVEVRTTGGTILVRVADRRPDRYLVSQRQHPYTATGWGLTLVEQLTTRHGVETDEERKTVWFELPPEESAPVSPAAGFSVPASGSDGTVTLVDLPFALYSASQAHRRTLLRELALAAATGDRYGVAPRDLATAQDANNMIGASVAAAAEGRYAGTDIRTLLLEIPPEAAPAVHTLRRVLDLAETAARRERLLSRPALPHLRAFHRWLLDEITGQLAGGIPEAWTLVPRESSARPSELNPWDAGQVMASRVPTIAADDADRIVAANGPAADLLGRHPDDLVGQRLTTLIPEHLRDRHVQAFTALLRTGEPRILGRSVPLPALHSDGRLVPVRLFIQTQEAADGRTVFVAQLIPRSSTLAPPYDEGDGHRPAPEPEPRRTEPGAEDPVEEHQGPLARTALQRLALLADVHSALAATPDLYERLRRVGEILVGRLADWYAVDLLDERDQVDRVCVVHRGAAALPAAAYEGGLPPVSETAQGPLPRALRGAGPLLLTEIPPPGRATSALDARQLELFAQLGAHSAVVAPLRARREVLGALTVARTGGGRPFTEEDLPLLTDVAGGLALGVDNARLYQETRQIAERLQRSLLPELPDLGHLQLAARYAPSSTTAHVGGDWYDAFRLPGGDPVLVIGDVTGHDLKAAVAMSSLRNMLRGIGVDRQEPPGEVLRRLDLASQTLYGQATATCIYGVLDGNPSADGTASLRYATAGHLPPLLTTEEGGTRFLDAGAGVLIGMDPGLPRPTGHETLPPHSTLLLYTDGLIERRGESLDDAMTRLRQCTASLARAPLDVFCDELLLGLGADSTDDIALLALRVTPP, from the coding sequence ATGAGCACCCCTGACGACCGGCACCGGGCACGGCGTTTCCCGCCCCGGCCCGAGAGCGCCACGCGGGCCCGGCGGTTCGTGCGGGCCGCGCTGGCGGGTGCGGCGGGGGTGGCGCCGGAACGGGCCCGGACCGCCGAACTGCTGACCGGCGAGCTGGTGACCAACGTCGTGCTGCACGCGCGCACCGAGGCCGACGTCGAGGTGCGCACCACCGGCGGAACGATCCTCGTACGGGTCGCCGACCGGCGGCCGGACCGGTACCTGGTGTCCCAGCGGCAGCACCCCTACACGGCCACCGGCTGGGGCCTCACCCTCGTCGAGCAGCTGACCACCCGCCACGGCGTGGAGACCGACGAGGAACGCAAGACGGTCTGGTTCGAACTGCCGCCCGAGGAGAGCGCGCCGGTGTCGCCCGCCGCCGGCTTCTCCGTACCGGCCTCCGGCTCGGACGGCACCGTCACCCTGGTCGACCTGCCCTTCGCGCTGTACTCCGCCTCGCAGGCGCACCGCCGCACCCTCCTGCGCGAACTCGCGCTCGCCGCCGCCACCGGCGACCGGTACGGCGTGGCGCCGCGGGACCTGGCCACCGCCCAGGACGCCAACAACATGATCGGCGCCTCTGTCGCGGCGGCGGCCGAGGGCCGGTACGCGGGCACGGACATCCGCACCCTCCTCCTCGAAATCCCGCCCGAGGCCGCCCCGGCCGTGCACACCCTGCGCCGGGTGCTCGACCTGGCCGAGACCGCCGCACGCCGGGAACGCCTGCTCAGCCGGCCCGCCCTGCCGCATCTGCGCGCCTTCCACCGCTGGCTGCTCGACGAGATCACCGGCCAACTCGCCGGCGGCATCCCCGAGGCATGGACCCTGGTCCCCCGGGAGTCCAGCGCCCGGCCCTCGGAGCTGAACCCCTGGGACGCCGGCCAGGTCATGGCCAGCCGGGTCCCGACGATTGCCGCCGACGACGCCGACCGCATCGTCGCGGCCAACGGACCGGCCGCCGACCTCCTGGGCCGGCACCCCGACGACCTCGTCGGACAGCGCCTCACCACCCTCATCCCCGAACACCTGCGCGACCGTCATGTGCAGGCGTTCACCGCCCTGCTGCGCACCGGCGAGCCCCGCATCCTCGGCCGCTCCGTACCGCTCCCGGCCCTGCACAGCGATGGCCGGCTGGTCCCCGTACGGCTGTTCATCCAGACCCAGGAGGCGGCCGACGGCCGTACCGTGTTCGTCGCCCAGCTCATCCCCAGGAGCAGCACCCTGGCGCCGCCGTACGACGAGGGCGACGGGCACCGGCCGGCGCCCGAGCCGGAGCCGAGACGGACGGAACCGGGCGCCGAGGACCCGGTGGAGGAGCACCAGGGCCCCCTCGCCCGCACCGCGCTGCAACGGCTCGCCCTGCTCGCGGACGTCCACAGCGCCCTCGCGGCCACCCCCGACCTGTACGAGCGGCTGCGCCGGGTGGGGGAGATCCTGGTCGGGCGGCTCGCCGACTGGTACGCGGTGGACCTTCTCGACGAGCGCGACCAGGTGGACCGGGTCTGCGTCGTCCACCGCGGCGCCGCCGCGCTGCCGGCCGCCGCGTACGAGGGCGGGCTGCCGCCGGTGTCCGAGACCGCGCAGGGTCCCCTGCCCCGGGCGCTGCGCGGCGCGGGCCCGCTGCTGCTCACCGAGATCCCGCCGCCCGGCCGGGCCACCAGCGCGCTGGACGCCCGGCAGCTCGAACTGTTCGCGCAACTGGGCGCGCACAGCGCCGTCGTCGCACCACTGCGGGCCCGCCGGGAGGTGCTCGGCGCCCTCACCGTCGCCCGCACCGGCGGCGGGCGCCCGTTCACCGAGGAGGATCTGCCGCTCCTGACGGACGTGGCCGGCGGGCTCGCGCTCGGCGTGGACAACGCCCGCCTCTACCAGGAGACCCGGCAGATCGCCGAGCGCCTCCAGCGCTCCCTGCTGCCCGAGCTCCCCGACCTCGGACACCTGCAACTGGCCGCCCGCTACGCGCCGTCCTCCACCACCGCCCACGTCGGCGGTGACTGGTACGACGCCTTCCGGCTACCCGGCGGCGACCCCGTCCTGGTCATCGGCGACGTCACCGGGCACGACCTGAAGGCCGCCGTCGCCATGAGCTCCCTGCGCAACATGTTGCGCGGCATCGGCGTCGACCGCCAGGAACCGCCCGGAGAGGTACTGCGCCGCCTCGACCTCGCCAGCCAGACCCTGTACGGGCAGGCGACCGCCACCTGCATCTACGGCGTGCTCGACGGGAATCCCTCGGCGGACGGCACCGCGAGCCTGCGCTACGCGACCGCCGGTCATCTGCCGCCGCTGCTGACGACCGAGGAGGGCGGTACCCGGTTCCTCGACGCCGGCGCGGGCGTGCTGATCGGCATGGACCCCGGACTGCCCCGCCCCACCGGCCACGAGACGCTGCCGCCGCACTCGACGCTGCTGCTGTACACCGACGGCCTCATCGAACGGCGCGGCGAGTCCCTCGACGACGCCATGACCCGGCTGCGCCAGTGCACCGCGTCCCTCGCCCGTGCACCGCTCGACGTCTTCTGCGACGAACTGCTCCTGGGCCTGGGCGCCGACAGCACGGACGACATCGCCCTGCTGGCGCTACGGGTGACGCCGCCCTGA
- a CDS encoding helix-turn-helix transcriptional regulator: MEREQLADFLRRRREAIRPAEVGITDGPRRRTAGLRREEVAMLAGMSVDYVVRLEQGRSSQPSPQLLGALARALRLSDDERAHLFHLAGHPPPPAEGVARMARAGLIRMLDLLGDASALVMSDLGEILAQNRMSVLVGGDRTGFTGDRRYLVHRWFTEPAERAGRPPEEHAHHSRQLVADLRAAAGRRAGDPVVAGLVARLRAASPEFRELWEAHEVAVRRADRKTLLHPRVGPLLMDCETLITPDQGQQLLVLTPADAETRERLELLRVLGVEEFPTRP, encoded by the coding sequence ATGGAACGTGAGCAGCTCGCCGACTTCCTGCGCCGCCGCCGGGAGGCGATCCGCCCGGCCGAGGTGGGGATCACCGACGGCCCGCGCCGCCGTACCGCCGGTCTGCGCCGGGAGGAGGTGGCGATGCTGGCGGGGATGTCGGTGGACTACGTCGTACGGCTCGAACAGGGCCGCAGCAGTCAGCCCTCGCCGCAGCTGCTGGGCGCGCTGGCCCGGGCGCTGCGGCTGTCCGACGACGAGCGCGCGCACCTGTTCCATCTGGCCGGGCACCCGCCGCCGCCCGCCGAGGGGGTGGCCCGGATGGCCCGCGCGGGGCTGATCCGCATGCTCGACCTGCTCGGCGACGCGTCGGCGCTGGTCATGTCCGACCTGGGCGAGATCCTCGCCCAGAACCGGATGTCGGTACTGGTGGGCGGCGACCGTACGGGGTTCACCGGCGACCGGCGCTACCTCGTGCACCGCTGGTTCACCGAACCCGCCGAGCGGGCGGGCCGGCCGCCCGAGGAGCACGCGCACCATTCCCGGCAGCTCGTGGCCGACCTGCGCGCGGCGGCCGGCCGCCGTGCCGGCGACCCGGTGGTCGCCGGGCTCGTCGCACGGCTGCGGGCGGCGAGCCCCGAGTTCCGCGAGCTGTGGGAGGCCCACGAGGTGGCGGTACGCCGCGCCGACCGCAAAACCCTGCTGCACCCGAGGGTGGGCCCCCTCCTGATGGACTGCGAAACCCTGATCACCCCGGACCAGGGCCAGCAACTGCTGGTCCTCACCCCGGCGGACGCGGAAACCCGCGAACGCCTGGAGCTGCTACGCGTCCTGGGGGTCGAGGAGTTTCCCACGAGACCGTGA
- a CDS encoding GNAT family N-acetyltransferase: MTVVEYEWRGAFDNASLNALHAEGFGHAVDDTDWRGRLARHSLGWVCARRDGSLIGFVNVVWDGGSHAFLLDTVVGRGQRGAGVGAGLVAVAVQRARAAGCEWLHVDFEEPLRGFYLDACGFGETAAGLIGL; this comes from the coding sequence GTGACAGTTGTCGAGTACGAGTGGCGGGGGGCCTTCGACAACGCCTCCCTCAACGCGCTCCATGCCGAGGGGTTCGGGCACGCCGTCGACGACACGGACTGGCGTGGCCGGCTCGCACGCCACAGCCTCGGCTGGGTCTGTGCGCGACGGGACGGCTCGCTGATCGGGTTCGTCAACGTGGTCTGGGACGGGGGGTCCCACGCGTTCCTCCTGGACACGGTGGTCGGCCGGGGGCAGCGGGGGGCGGGGGTCGGGGCGGGGCTCGTCGCCGTCGCCGTGCAGCGGGCGCGGGCGGCCGGGTGCGAGTGGCTGCATGTCGACTTCGAGGAACCTCTGCGGGGGTTCTACCTGGATGCGTGCGGGTTCGGGGAGACGGCGGCGGGGCTGATCGGTTTGTGA
- a CDS encoding helix-turn-helix domain-containing protein, translating to MAAADVRGTELGRYLKARRAQVRPEDVGLPAGAGLRRTPGLRREELAALAGVSVDYYIRLERGRETNPSPAVVDALGRALRLRGDGYERLHELAELASGRVGELPASADHTVRDSVLRMLESVRPLPGYVVSRYNRVLAANPPGRRLLPGLWDWPEEQRNITRYLFLHPVGRTLYEPWEDTVASSVAHLRAVAGADPDNPELTALVGELTVKSPEFARLWERYDVCERGGGQKCFRHPKVGAMTLTFEVMRLARTGGQRMVVYQAVPDTPDERAMLRLDPADARDYADAR from the coding sequence ATGGCAGCAGCGGACGTACGGGGCACCGAACTCGGCAGATATCTGAAGGCCCGCAGGGCACAGGTGCGCCCGGAGGACGTCGGGCTCCCGGCCGGGGCGGGGCTGCGCCGCACGCCGGGGCTGCGCCGGGAGGAGCTGGCCGCGCTGGCCGGGGTCAGCGTCGACTACTACATCCGGCTGGAGCGCGGCCGGGAGACCAACCCCTCCCCCGCCGTCGTGGACGCCCTCGGCCGCGCCCTGCGGCTGCGCGGCGACGGCTACGAGCGGCTGCACGAGCTCGCGGAGCTGGCCTCCGGGCGGGTCGGCGAGCTGCCCGCCTCCGCGGACCACACCGTGCGCGACTCGGTGCTGCGGATGCTGGAGTCGGTGCGCCCGCTGCCCGGGTACGTGGTGAGCCGCTACAACCGGGTGCTGGCCGCGAACCCGCCCGGCCGGCGGCTGCTGCCCGGGCTGTGGGACTGGCCGGAGGAGCAGCGCAACATCACCCGCTACCTGTTCCTCCACCCGGTCGGCCGCACGCTCTACGAGCCGTGGGAGGACACGGTGGCCTCCTCGGTGGCGCATCTGCGGGCGGTCGCGGGAGCCGATCCGGACAACCCCGAGCTGACCGCACTGGTCGGCGAACTCACGGTGAAGTCACCGGAGTTCGCGCGGCTGTGGGAGCGGTACGACGTGTGTGAGCGCGGCGGCGGGCAGAAGTGCTTCCGGCATCCGAAGGTCGGCGCGATGACGCTGACGTTCGAGGTGATGCGGCTGGCCCGGACGGGCGGCCAGCGGATGGTGGTCTACCAGGCGGTGCCGGACACGCCGGACGAGCGGGCCATGCTCCGCCTGGACCCCGCGGACGCCCGGGACTACGCGGACGCGCGGTAG
- a CDS encoding aldo/keto reductase, with translation MQTRTLGSTGPTVSALGLGAMGMSGPYGETDRAESVATVHAALDAGVTLIDTGDFYGMGHNEMLLAEALRGRDRDSYLLSVKFGELRSPVPGPGTQDCRPEAVKNFLAHSLTRLGTDHIDLYRPARLDPKVPIEETVGAIKEVIDAGYVRHLGLSEVDAATIRRAHAVHPVADLQIEYSLLSRGVEAEILPTLRELGIGMTAYGVLGRGLISGHWKAGHRAGPGDFRAHSPRFADGNVEHNLALVEAVRAVAEEKGCTVAQLVIAWVAAQGEDIVPLVGARTRERLAEALPALEVDLTADDLAAIERAVPRGAARGDRYPSAFMAALGTGN, from the coding sequence ATGCAGACGCGAACCCTGGGCAGCACCGGCCCCACCGTCTCCGCGCTGGGCCTGGGCGCGATGGGCATGTCGGGACCGTACGGCGAGACCGACCGCGCGGAGAGCGTCGCCACCGTGCACGCGGCACTGGACGCCGGCGTCACGCTCATCGACACCGGCGACTTCTACGGCATGGGCCACAACGAAATGCTGCTCGCGGAGGCACTGCGCGGCCGGGACCGGGACAGTTACCTGCTGAGTGTGAAGTTCGGCGAGCTGCGCAGCCCCGTGCCCGGGCCCGGCACGCAGGACTGCCGCCCCGAGGCGGTGAAGAACTTCCTCGCCCACTCCCTGACCAGGCTCGGCACCGACCACATCGACCTCTACCGCCCGGCCCGGCTGGACCCGAAGGTGCCGATCGAGGAGACGGTCGGCGCGATCAAGGAGGTGATCGACGCCGGATACGTGCGTCACCTCGGCCTCTCGGAGGTGGACGCGGCCACGATCCGCCGGGCGCACGCCGTGCATCCGGTCGCCGACCTGCAGATCGAGTACTCGCTGCTCTCCCGCGGGGTGGAGGCGGAGATCCTGCCCACGCTGCGGGAGCTCGGCATCGGCATGACGGCGTACGGCGTCCTCGGCCGGGGCCTCATCTCCGGCCACTGGAAGGCCGGCCACCGGGCCGGCCCGGGCGACTTCCGTGCCCACAGCCCGAGGTTCGCGGACGGGAACGTGGAGCACAACCTCGCACTGGTGGAGGCGGTGCGCGCGGTCGCCGAGGAGAAGGGGTGCACGGTCGCCCAGCTCGTCATCGCCTGGGTGGCCGCCCAGGGCGAGGACATCGTGCCGCTCGTCGGCGCGCGCACCCGCGAACGGCTGGCCGAGGCGCTGCCCGCGCTGGAGGTGGACCTGACCGCGGACGACCTCGCCGCGATCGAGCGGGCGGTCCCCCGGGGCGCGGCCCGCGGCGACCGCTACCCGTCCGCCTTCATGGCCGCCCTCGGCACGGGAAACTGA
- a CDS encoding polysaccharide deacetylase family protein, with product MSRQGGRGWHGRVLAAAVGVTAAVTATALWTAGTGSAEGHGVTAHPSATADRAPKKVSVEIAHASDKGDRGVNITIDDGPDPTWTPQVLKVLKENGVKATFCMVGTQAQAHPDLVKAVLADGHRLCDHTVSHDVTMDKKSEAYQSQQILDAEKMITKASGGVRPQYYRAPGGAFTPYSRDLAASRGMRPLGWNVDTKDFEHPGTAAIVATVKQEISNGPTVLFHDAGGDRSETVEALREVLPWLKQQGYSFGFPVR from the coding sequence ATGAGCAGGCAGGGTGGACGGGGTTGGCACGGCCGGGTGCTCGCGGCGGCGGTCGGGGTGACGGCGGCGGTCACGGCCACCGCGTTGTGGACCGCGGGGACCGGCTCGGCCGAGGGACACGGTGTCACGGCGCACCCGTCCGCCACTGCCGACCGCGCCCCGAAGAAGGTGTCGGTGGAGATCGCCCACGCCTCGGACAAGGGTGACCGCGGCGTCAACATCACCATCGACGACGGTCCCGACCCCACCTGGACGCCGCAGGTGCTGAAGGTGCTCAAGGAGAACGGGGTGAAGGCCACCTTCTGCATGGTCGGCACCCAGGCCCAGGCCCACCCGGACCTGGTGAAGGCGGTCCTGGCGGACGGGCACCGGCTGTGCGACCACACGGTGTCGCACGACGTCACCATGGACAAGAAGTCCGAGGCCTACCAGTCGCAGCAGATCCTGGACGCCGAGAAGATGATCACCAAGGCGTCCGGGGGCGTGCGCCCGCAGTACTACCGGGCGCCGGGCGGCGCGTTCACCCCGTACAGCCGCGACCTGGCCGCCTCCCGTGGGATGCGGCCGCTGGGCTGGAACGTCGACACCAAGGACTTCGAGCACCCCGGTACGGCCGCCATCGTCGCCACCGTCAAGCAGGAGATCTCCAACGGCCCGACGGTGCTCTTCCACGACGCGGGCGGCGACCGCTCCGAGACCGTCGAGGCGCTGCGCGAGGTGCTGCCGTGGCTCAAGCAGCAGGGGTACAGCTTCGGGTTCCCGGTGCGCTGA
- a CDS encoding MBL fold metallo-hydrolase, whose product MQRFVLGEVEVTKVVEWQGEIAPARFMVPDSPPGIWRDNASWLAPDHWRPETDAYHGAVQTWVLRSEGRVILVDTGAGNDRTRPQVPLFDHLRTDFLDRLARAGVRPEDVDVVINTHVHYDHVGWNTRLDGDSWVPTFPNATYLIPRTDQVYFDPRNAHRRPAPRDEYEQRRREGSHLVYADSITPVLDRAVLWEGGHRIDAHLTLEPAPGHTPGSSVVRLSSGGDRAVFVGDMLHSPVQILEPEYNSCFCEDPRAAAATRRSVLERAADLRELVVPAHFAGPGAAEVRRDGTHFAIAGWAPGGN is encoded by the coding sequence ATGCAACGTTTCGTTCTCGGCGAGGTCGAGGTCACCAAGGTGGTCGAGTGGCAGGGCGAGATCGCGCCCGCCCGGTTCATGGTCCCGGACAGTCCGCCCGGGATCTGGCGGGACAACGCGTCCTGGCTGGCGCCGGACCACTGGCGGCCGGAGACCGACGCGTACCACGGTGCCGTGCAGACCTGGGTGCTGCGCAGCGAGGGCAGGGTGATCCTCGTCGACACGGGCGCGGGCAACGACCGGACCCGGCCGCAGGTGCCGCTCTTCGACCATCTGCGGACGGACTTCCTGGACCGGCTGGCGCGGGCCGGTGTCCGGCCCGAGGACGTGGACGTCGTGATCAACACACATGTCCACTACGACCACGTCGGCTGGAACACCCGGCTGGACGGCGACTCCTGGGTGCCGACGTTCCCGAACGCCACGTATCTGATCCCGAGGACCGACCAGGTGTACTTCGACCCGCGCAACGCCCACCGCCGCCCCGCGCCCCGGGACGAGTACGAGCAACGGCGGCGCGAGGGCAGCCACTTGGTGTACGCGGACAGCATCACGCCGGTCCTGGACCGGGCCGTGCTGTGGGAGGGCGGGCACCGTATCGACGCCCATCTCACCCTGGAGCCGGCGCCGGGACACACCCCGGGCTCCTCGGTCGTCCGGCTGTCCTCCGGCGGTGACCGCGCGGTGTTCGTCGGCGACATGCTGCACAGCCCCGTACAGATCCTCGAACCGGAGTACAACAGCTGCTTCTGCGAGGACCCCCGGGCGGCGGCCGCGACCCGCCGCTCCGTACTCGAACGCGCCGCCGACCTCCGCGAACTGGTCGTCCCCGCCCACTTCGCGGGCCCCGGCGCGGCCGAAGTCCGCCGCGACGGCACCCACTTCGCGATCGCCGGCTGGGCCCCCGGCGGCAACTGA